In Phycisphaerae bacterium RAS2, the DNA window GAATCATCCCGAAGTGGTCGCGGCGGCCGAACAGGCCACGCGCCGCTGGGGCGCGGGCACCGGCTCGGTGCGTTTCATCTGCGGCACGTTTGACTACCACCGCACACTTGAGCAGCGCATCGCCGCCCTTTCCGGCAACGACGCCGCCACGACCTACGTCTCCTGCTGGAACGCCAACGAAGCCGCCATCGCCACGCTCATGGCCATCGGCGGCGACAGCGTGGTGGCGATCAGCGACGAACTGAATCACGCGTCCATCATCGACGCGATCCGACTCGGCCGGCAGATCAACAAGGCGTCCAAGTCCGCCGTCTATAAACATTCCGAAGTTGCCGGCCTGGAAAGCGCCCTCAAGGAACACGCCGCCACGAAACTCAAGCTTGTGGTCACCGACGGCGTTTTCTCCATGGAGGGCGACATCGCCAAGCTCGATGTCATTCACCGGCTCTGCATCGAACACGGCGCGCTGCTCGTCGTGGATGATTCGCACGGCGTCGGCGTCTGCGGGCCGACCGGCAAGGGCGTCGCCGAGCATTACGGCCTGCTGGGCAAGATCGATGTGATGACCGGCACGCTCGGCAAGGCCCTGGGCGGCGCCGCCGGGGGATACGTCGCCTCGCGTTCGAACCTCGTCGAACTGATGCTACAAAAGAGCCGGCCGCAGATTTTCTCCAACGGCTTGCCCCCCGCGTCGGCCGCCGCGGCCCAGGCAGCCATCGACATCCTGATGCGTGATTCGTCGCGCATCGACAAGCTCCGCGCGAACGTCGCGTACCTGCGCGACGGGCTTGCCAAACTCGGTTTCGAAGCGATCAACAGCCCCAGCGCCATCACCCCGATCATCCTCGGCCCGACCGCCAAAGCCATCGCCGCCAGCCAGCGCCTTCTGGAATTGGGCGTTTTCGTGATCGGATTCGGCTACCCTGTCGTCCCTGAAGGTACAGCCCGCCTTCGCGTGCAGATTTCCGCCGCACACGAACGCGAACACCTCGACCGCGCCCTCGACGCATTTCGCAGGTTGTAACGATTCCTCGACTTGCCTTGAGCGGGTGACATGGCCGCGGCCTTTGGCAGCCATGATGCTTACCCCGCGCGACCAAACGCGAACACTTCTCCTCGCGCCGCGCGCAGGTAATCCGCCGTCGCCAGAATCAGGCTATTCGTCAGGCTGCCCGCGTTGAACGCGATCTTTTCGTTCCGCGTGATCGACTCATCGATGAAAAGATCGAACGGCAGGATCGGCTTCCCGAACGGCGGCACCGATCCGGGCACGAGGCCGGTCAGTTCCTTCAACTCCTCCGCCGTGGCGAAACGCGTTTTCTTCACGCCGAATCGCTGCTTGAGCGCGTCGGCATCGAGCTTCAACGCCGCGCTCAACACAAACAGGCGAAACACGTCGCCGGCCTTCACGAGCAGCGCCTTGCCGCCGATTCGCACGTCTTCGCCCCGCGCCCGGGCCGACTCCTCCGATGTAAACGTCGGCTCGTGCTGAACGGCGCGATACGGCACGGCGGCCGCCTCGAGCATCGCGACAATCGAATCGTACACGGCTTCAGCCATGCAGCGGCCTTTCTTCGTTGAGTTGCCTCACGGCATCGGCTCTTGAGACTCGCACGATCCGCCTTCGGCCGGTCCAGAGCCGCACCGTCTCGCGCGCGTACGCAAACGCACGCACATGATAGTACGCGATCACCCACGGCAGCGAGCGAACAGTCTCGCCAAGCGTCTTGGCCTTGCGCGCCAACTCGTTGTAGATCACCGCTACGAGCCACGTCGCCAGAATTGCCGCAGCAGCCCACGCAAGTCGGGGCAGCGCCACGGCACCGAGGAGCAGCATATACGCCGCCATCATCGGCACGATGTCCATGCGATGCCACAGGCGATACTTCCACACGAAATGTGCCGCCGAGCCGCCGCCGAAATACGCCTGT includes these proteins:
- the kbl gene encoding 2-amino-3-ketobutyrate coenzyme A ligase; its protein translation is MSTPPFWNAIDADLGNLRAAGQFKTFRNLLAPMGAVSRIDGLGEVVVLCSNDYLGLANHPEVVAAAEQATRRWGAGTGSVRFICGTFDYHRTLEQRIAALSGNDAATTYVSCWNANEAAIATLMAIGGDSVVAISDELNHASIIDAIRLGRQINKASKSAVYKHSEVAGLESALKEHAATKLKLVVTDGVFSMEGDIAKLDVIHRLCIEHGALLVVDDSHGVGVCGPTGKGVAEHYGLLGKIDVMTGTLGKALGGAAGGYVASRSNLVELMLQKSRPQIFSNGLPPASAAAAQAAIDILMRDSSRIDKLRANVAYLRDGLAKLGFEAINSPSAITPIILGPTAKAIAASQRLLELGVFVIGFGYPVVPEGTARLRVQISAAHEREHLDRALDAFRRL
- the proX gene encoding Prolyl-tRNA editing protein ProX: MAEAVYDSIVAMLEAAAVPYRAVQHEPTFTSEESARARGEDVRIGGKALLVKAGDVFRLFVLSAALKLDADALKQRFGVKKTRFATAEELKELTGLVPGSVPPFGKPILPFDLFIDESITRNEKIAFNAGSLTNSLILATADYLRAARGEVFAFGRAG